GCTGGCGCTTGAGCCTTATCGGCTGATCGTTCCCCGTGGGATGCCGGGCGAGGATTGGTCGGCGCTGCTGTCCAGCCAACCCTTCATCCGCTACGACCGCTCTTCCTTCGGCGGCAGGCAAGTCGATCGCTTCCTGCGGCAGATGCATTTCACACTGCGTGAGGTGTGCGAGCTGGATGAACTGGACGCGATCATCAAGCTCGTCGAGAAAGGCGTCGGTGTCGCCCTGGCGCCGCAGACCTCAGCCCATCAACCATGGCCCAAGGGCGTGCGGGCACTCGACCTCGGGGCGCACACGTTTCATCGTGATATCGGCCTGATCCACCGGTCGCGACAGAGCCTGGCAGACCCCGTCGCGATCCTGGCCGAACTGGTCATCGAGCAGGCCGGCGGCGGGATCTAATAACCCACGGCGAAGCTGACCAACCCCTTGCCCGGCAAATCCGCCACCGCCACACGCAGATGCCGGGGCCAACGGGAGGGTTCGTAACACCGCGCCCCATCAAGCTGGTGCCCGAGGCGTATCGGACGGCGACTCACCAAACAGTGCCCGGTAATGGGCGGCGAAGTGACTCAGGTGGAAAAAACCCATCGCCACGGCGATCTCGCTGACATTCAGTGCGGCCGCACGGGTGCTGATCAACCGTCGACGCACGGCGTTGAGCCGCAGGTTGCGCAGGTACTCCACCGGACGCATACCGGTGACGGCCTGGAAGCTGTTCTGCAGGGTCCGGCGGCTCACGCGCAGTTGCTCGCACAGGTCCAGGATGCTCAACGGTACTTCGGTGCTGGCCATGACCATTTCCTGGCAGCGCTTGACCAGGTAGGCATTGACGGCAACGTTGCCGCGACGTCCACGCGCCTCGTCCGAGGCGTGGCAGAACAGATCGAGGAACGCATTGAGCAGCACGTCTTCGAGGATTTTTTCCATGACCGGATTGACCGCGTCCGCTTGTTCCAAAAGGTGACGAAACAGCGGTTGGATCTGCTGCTGGACCCTCGACAGCACCGCTTCATCCACGCTGATTTGCGAAACGCTCTTCAAGCGCTTGAGCTGCTGGTCCGGCAATTCATACGCCGCCAGCTTGGCGAAACGCACCGTGTCGACGTTGGCCGCGAAGAAGTGCGTGCCTTCCGGGGCGTGCAAGACAAAATCCTCGCCATCGCGCAACAGCACGACACTATGGGCGCCGACCTGGTGCCCCTGGACCACCGGCGCGTTGCCCAGCGACAGGGCAATGCACAAGCGCCCTTTCGGCGCGCTGCCGCGTTGCACCACGCGCTTGTCCAGCACCTCCTGGAAGATCTGGAAGCGCTCGGCGCACACCTGCCGCAATTCGCTGGACAGGCAGCCACGGCCCAGTTGGTCGTAGACCTGCTGCCAGCCCAGGATCGAACCGGCGTGCTGCTGGGGATCATGGAAAGTACGGACTTCGGCAAACATGATCGTTGTTCCTCGGTGGAGCTGTGCTTATTGTCCGATGCTGATATCCAAAGAAATCGATTAACCCGTGGCGAGGGAGCTTGCTCCCGCTGGGCTGCGAAACAGACCCCTTTCTGTGAGCGCTTCGCACTCAAGCGGGAGCGAGCTCCCTCGCCACGGGCTCATCGCGTCCTTGAGAGAATTGTTCTTATCGCTGGAAAAACAAAGCCAGTTCCATGCCAAGCATGTGCAAGCGGTATTCAGCGGTCTTGATGTCCAACGGTGCCAATAACGACCCGGAAAGCACCACCTGCCCCGCCTCAACGCATTGCCCGTCCGCCAGCAATCGCCGGACCAACCAACACAGGTTCGCCACCGGCGTGTCCTCGCGCGCCAGGACGTTTCCTTCGCCGCACGCCGCCCCGTCGCATTCCAACCGATAATTCACCTGGGACAATTGATCAGGAGTGAACCTCACCCGTAGCCCCAGGCAATAAAGCCCCGCGGCGGCATTGTCGGCGAGAAACGCCCCGACGCCGAAACGCCAGCCCTGCCACCGGCAATCGGCAATTTCGAATGCCGGCGCGATCTCGGAGATGGCGGCGAGAATATCCTCATCGCTATAGAAACCCGGCACCAGCGCGCGCCCCAGGACAAACGCCAGTTCGATTTCCAGCTTCGGCTGGATCAACCGTGCAAGCGGCACCGTACCGCCGGGCTGCAAGGCCATGGCGTCGGTCAACGCGCCCAACACTGGTTCGTCAATGCCAAAACGCTCCTGCGCCGCGCGGCCGGCAAAGGCGACTTTCCACCCCGTCAACCGGTCGCCAACGGCCTGGCGCCGGCGCAATGCCTCGCGCTGCAAGGCATAACCCGCCGACACGTCGTAAGCCTCTGGCGCCAACGACGGTAACGGGTGTGCGGTCCGCCCGGCGTCATGAAGCCGCACCAATAGATCGTCTTCGCGCCTCATGACAATTGCTCCGCCAACTTGCGCAAGACACCGTCGAGCCTCTCCGGCGTGGTGATCGCCGCGACAAACCGATCCGGCCGCACTACCACGATGCAATCACGCACCTTGGTAAACCACTCGCCCAGGCGATTGTCGACGTCTTCGATGCAGATGGCGCCGCTGGCCGACAAGGGTTGGTTGCGCCCCACACCGCTGCGCGAGCGATTGATCTGGATGAAGCGCGTACCCCAGCGCGCCCAGTAGGCGGCGGTGTCTTCACCCAGGTGCGCCGCGGGATTGACCCGATAACCGAGCACCGCGTACGAGTGTCCCAGCACTTCGTCCAGATGCCGGCGCTGTCCCTGGGCGTCTTCCACGGCCGGCTGGATGAACAGTTGCCCGACCAGATCATCCTCGTGCAGCTCGGCACGCTCGTGATAGACCAGACCCTTGGTGATGGTCGCCTTGGGTTTGAATTTGAATTCGAGCAAGTGCGAGCGAAGGTTGTCGACGCTGTTCACGGCCTGGAACAGCCAGTCCCGCACGCCGGCCATCAGCGGGTTGGTCAGCCCCAACACCGCGCCCATGTTGTCGGCCAGCGCAATGAGATCCGTGGCATGGCCGCGACGCTCCTGGTCGTAGCTGCCGAGGATCGACGGCGACGCCCGGCGCTGGAGAATCGCCGCCAGCTTCCACGCCACGTTGACCACGTCCCGCAGCCCCGAATTGAGCCCCTGCCCGGCCCACGGCGGGGAGATGTGCGCCGCGTCGCCCACCAAGGCCACGCGACCTTCGACGAAACGCGCCGCCACCCGGGAATTGTGGGTGTAGGCGCGGATCCGAATGATTTCCAATTGATCGACCGCATCGCCGATGTGGCCCCGGATCAACGTGCGGATCGTCGTCTCTTCGCACATGAGGACCTCGTCCTCGCCTTCCAGCAGCATGAACTCCCAGCGCCGCTGCTGGTACGGCAAATAGATGCAGACGAAAGGCCGCTGGGGATCGGCGTGCAAGGCCGTATAAGGCGCATCCAGGGTGTCGTTGGCGGTGTCGACCACCACCCATTTGCGCGGATGGGTCAGCCCCAGCAGCTCGATGCCGAGTTTCTTGCGCACGCTGGAACGCCCGCCGTCGGCGCCGATCACATACTGCGCCTGCAGCTGATACAGCTCACCCTGGGCATCGCGCACCTGCAAGGTCACGCCCTGCTCGTCCTGTTCCAGCTCAAGCATTTCATGGCCTTGGCGCAACTCGACACCCGAATGCCTGCCCAACTGCTCGCGCAAAGTCCCTTCAAGCAACTGCTGCATGAAGATGTTGCGCATCGGCCAGCCGTAGTGGGCCGTGCTCGGCTTGACCTCGGCAAAGCACACACCGCGTGCGTTGTAGTAACGCAGCGGCACGTTGCAGATCATGTCCCGCGCAGCCAGCTCCGCGATGCCGATGCCTTGCAGCACGCGCAGCGCTTCGTCGTCCATGCCCACCGCCCGGGGATACGGCAGGATGCCCTCGGCCAATTCGAGGACGATGCAGTCGATGCCGTACAGCCCCATGTAATGCGCCGCCGTGATCCCGTTCGGGCCGCCGCCCACGATGACGACCTGGGTTTTGTCCTGCTTCATCGCTATCCACCGCTTTATTGTTGTAATTGCAAGAGTTGGCCGCGCAGGTAATCCGCGACGACCTGGTTGAACACTTCGCTCTGGTCGTCATGAACATAATGGCTGGCGTCGGCGATTTCCGCTGTCTGCACCTGCGCATTGGCCTCCCGCATCGCCTCCAGGGTTGCCGATGGGAGAAAATCCGAACGCGTGCCACGAATGAACAGCGTCGGGCAATCCAGCGCCCGCACCGCTGGCCACAAGTCAGTCGGCGTAATGCTCAGGCGCGCCTCGGCGATGCCTTTCTGGTCGTGACGCCATACGATGCCTTCCGGCGTTTGCTTCATGGAATAGGTCAACCGCGACGCCAGGCCGTCGTCCGACAAGCCCGGTCGCGATTGCCGCCAGAATTGCGCGGCGCTGTCCCAGTCTGGAAAGACCAGCGGCGTCTGGCTCATCTCCCGGCGGATGCGCTCGGCGCCCTCGCCGCGGATCGACGAGCCGGGGCCGATGTCCTCGATCACCAACGCATGCAGCCGTCCGGGATTGAGCCGGGCGTATTCCAGGGCGTTGGTGCCGCCGAGGGAATGCCCCACCAGGACAAAACGCTCCAGCCCCAGGTGCGCGACCCAGTCTTCCAGGTCGCTCACATAGGCGTCGGTGCGATAGCTGGAAGCCTCGGCCCAATCACTCTGGCCACGGCCGCGCTGGTCCAGGGCGAGGCAGCAATAACGCTCGCCCAGCGCATCGGCCAGGGGCGCCCAGGTCTGGGCATAGGAACGCAGCCCGTGCAGCAGCAAGACCGGAACGCCGGATGGGTTGCCCCAGCGCAGGTAATGCAGGCGCATCCCCGATCGGTTGGTGAAAAACTGGCTGTTTTCGGACATTGGTCATTCCCCTCGATCAGCGCGCCTCAGTACAGGCCGTCATTGCCCTTGACGTCCGCCGCCTGCAAGCCGCCCAGGCGCGCGTGCAACCGCCCACGCGTGGCGAAGGCCCAGATGATGACCAATTCGTCCGCCGCCGGACCGTCGCCGAACGACAACGAAATGCTGTCGTAGTGGGAACGGACATACAGCGCGTCCTTGTGGGCCAGCGGCACGTCGATGGTCACGCCAGGCCCGCCACGCTTGCCGGTGGACGGCACCCAGGACTTGCCGCCGCCCAGCGCAACCCGGATCGGATCCGCCGCCGGGTTGGTCAGCAACGCATTGCCATGCTCGTATTCGCCCTGGCTACCCACCAGGCACGCTTTGCCGTAGCTGACGATCTCGCGCTGCCCAGCCATTACCCGAATGCGTCGGCCAAACTCCTGGCCCAACAACGGCGAAGGCTCGACCAGCTCCGCCAGGCTTTCGCTGAAGCGTCCGGCATACGGGTTGGCGATCACCGCACCAATGGCGTACTTGAACAGCGGCTCGCCATCGGCCAACTGGCCGGTTTCGTTGGCCAGGGTTTCCTCGACGAAGCTGTACCATTTGCGGATGTGATAGCTGGCGAAATTCGCGGTTTTCATAACAGAAGCCTCATTCAAAGTGGATCGAGATCGAAATGCCGGCTGGGGGCGCCAGCGGCCTTGAAGCGAGCCTTGCCGCGCGCGTCGTCGTGTTCGGACTCGAGGAAGAATTCCATGCGGTTGCCATCGGGGTCGTTGAAATACACCCCGTTGCCGATCTCGTGATCGGTGATCTTCACCACCTCGACGCCCTTGCTCAGCAACATGCCGTAGAGCTTGCGCAAGGTGGTCATGTCCCCGGCGATCTCCAGCCCGTAGTGCTGCAACCCCAGGCCGCCCTGGTGGGCGCCGGGTTCTGCGCGGATCAAGGCGATGTCGTGGTGCTTGGCACCGAACGCCATCATGATCCAGCTTTCACCCCGGGCGCTTTCATGCATGCCCAGCACGTCGGCGTACCAACGTGCCGACACTTCAGGGTCGCTGACGAACAGCGACAGATGAGTACGAACGACTTCGACTTTCATCGCGCGGTACCTCAGTTCTTCTTGACAATGGATTGATGCCCGGACTTGATCTGCGCCACGGCGGGCGTCCAGAGCACATCAGCGATTTCGCTGAATTCACGCCACTGCTTCTGCCAGCCGTCGCCGCCGTTCTCGGAAGTGAACAGGTGGCCGTACTTGGTGCCGGCGACAATCTGCCGAGGATTGGCCGGGTTCAAGGCAATCGCCCAGACACACGAGTTGGGCTGCTGCGGCAGCGGCAGCACTTCCCAACTGATGGCAGCGTCCCTGGACACCAGGACTTTGCTGGTGGTGCCCGGGGTGCCGTCGGAGATGCTCAGGTAGAGGGTGTCTTCGCTGCCCAACGGCGCGTTCATGGCCCGTACGTAATACAGGCCGAAGGTTTCCCGGGCGATAATGCCGGTCCAGGTCTGGCCTTCGTCGAGGCTGCGGTAGACCGCGTTGACGCACACCACCACGATGACTTTTTGCCCGTGGTTGGGCAGCACCAGGATGTTGTGCACGTCCGAATTGAAGTCCCACAGCAAGCGGTCATCGACACGGGTCCAGCTATCGCCTCCGTCGCGACTGTGGAACAACCCACCCTCTTCCAGGCCGAACCAGAGCTGGTTGCGATCCGTCGGGTCGTAGGCGAAGGCCAGCAAGCGCGGCCGGCTGACGCCGTCGCAGAACTCCGGGATCTCCACCGGGGCACGATCCCAGCTTTCGCCGCCGTCGAGGGTGCGCCACAGCACGGCGCGGGAAGGCGCGCCGGTGCCGACAAAAATGCGCTGGGCATCCTGGGGATCCACCGCGACTTTCCAGACGGTCTGCCCGTTGAATGGCGAACCCACCTGCTGCCAATGGCCGCCGGTATCGCGGCTGACGCACAGGCCGATATCGGTGCCGGCATAGATCACTTCAGGCGTATCGGGATGGACACTCAGGGACCGGGTGATCGCATCGAATTCCAGGTCCTGGCCCAGACCCAGGCGATGCCAGGTGCGGCCATCGTCGGCACTGCGGATGATCGCCTGCCCCACGGTGGCGACCAAAAGGGTTCCGTTACTCATCACGGGTTGCTCCTCAAATGAAGATGCCGCGGGTCAAGCCGCCATCGATGCCAATGGACTCCCCGGTCACGGCGCCGGCCTTGGGGGATGCGAGGAAGCCGATCAGCCAACCCATTTCGATGGGCGCCAGGGTGCGCCGGATCGGCGTCGCGTCGATGTAGCCCTGCTCCACCTGCGCGGGCGTCTTGCCCTGCTTGACGCCTTCGCGTTCATACAACTCCTGGATGTGCGGGGTGTCGACCACGCCGGGGTGGATCAGGTTGACGGTGATGCCGGCGGGGCCGAGTTGATCGGAGAGGGTCTTGGTCATGTGGGCGATGGCCAGGTTGCGCATGCCCGAGAGGACCTTGCTGCCGCGCCCGGTCAGGCCACCGATGTTGATGATCCGTCCGAAGCCACCAGCCTTCATGTGCGGGGTCACGGCCTTGGCGCAGCGGAAATAGCCGATCACTTTGGTGTTGAGGTCCGAGAGCAATTCATCATCGCCGGCATGTTCGATGTCGTTGCGCACCACACCTGACGGGGCGGCGGCGCCGTTGACCAGAATGTCGATGCGACCGAAGTGCTGGTGAGCGGCCTCGACCATGTCGGACACCGCCGTCATCTGGTTGGTGTCACAGAACAGCGGCAATACCTCGTTGCCGGTTTGCGCAGTGATTTCCTCGGCGGCCTGCTGGAGGTATTCCATGCGCCGCGCGCAGATCACCACCTTGCAGCCTTCCTGGGACAGGAAGCGCGCGACTTCCTTGCCGATGCCCATGCCACCGCCGGTGACGATCGCGACGCGGCCCTTCAATTCCAGATCCATAGCAGTTCCTCTTGTGATTATTCGGTTCAGGCCAGATCGACGAAGACACTTTTGGTTTCGGTGTAGGCATCGATCACGTTCTTGCTCATTTCCCGCCCCCAGCCGGATTGCTTGTAGCCACCGAATGGCGAAGCCGGGTCGACGACGTTCCAGCAGTTGATCCACACCGAGCCGGCCTTCAACTGCGCGGCCACGCGGTGGGCGGAACGCAAGTCACGGGTCCACAGGCCGGCGGCCAGGCCGTAAGGCGAATCGTTGGCGCGCAGCACCAGTTCGTCGATGTCGGTCCAGCTCATGACGGTCAGCACCGGGCCGAAGATTTCTTCCCGGGCGACACAGGCGCGCTCGGCGCGGTCGAGAAATACGCTGGGGCGGATAAAGTGGCCGCGTTCAAGGTGGGCCGGTCGGTCGCCGCCGCAAATCAGCTCCGCGCCTTCCTCCTGGCCCCGCTGCAAGTAGCCGCGCACCGTGCCCAGTTGCCGGGCCGAGACCAGCGGGCCCATGCTGCTGGCTTGATCCAGGCCGGGCCCGAGCACATGGGCGGCCGCATGGCGCTGGAGTTCTTCAAGTACTTGGTCGAGAACGCTGGCATGCACATACAGGCGTGATCCGGCGGTGCAGACCTGGCCCTGGTTGTAGAAGATGCCATCGGCGGCACCCTTGGCGGCGCGGACGATGTCGGCGTCCGGCAGGATGATGTTGGGGGACTTGCCGCCCAACTCCAGCGAGACCTTCTTCATGTTGCCAGTGGCCGCCTGGGCGATCAGCCGGCCCACCTGGGTCGAACCGGTGAAGGCGATCTTGTCCACGTCCGGATGCTGGGCCAGCGGTGCGCCGGTCTGGGCGCCGAGGCCGGTGAGCAGGTTGACTACCCCGGCCGGGAAACCCGCAGCCTCGATCAATTGCACCAGGCGAATCGCGACCAGCGGCGTCTGTTCGGCGGGTTTGAGCACCGCGACACAACCGGTCGCCAGCGCCGGGCCGAGCTTCCACACGCACATGGTCAGCGGGAAATTCCACGGCACGATCAGCGCGCAGACGCCCACCGGCTCGCGCAAGGTGTAGTTGAGCATCGGTGCGCCGCTGGCGGGCGATACGGGCAACGTGCTGCCTTCGATCTTGGTCGGCCAGCCGGCGAAGTAGCGAATGATGTTGGCGGCGCTGGCCGCTTCGCCCCGGGCTGTCGCGATCGGCTTGCCGTTTTCCAGGGTGATCAGTTGCGCCAGTTCTTCGCGATGCTGGTCGAGCAGTTCCGCCAGGCGAAACAACAGCACCCCACGCTGGGCCGGCGAATGCTGCGCCCAGGCACCGGTGAAGGCCACACGGGCGGCGGCGACAGCGGCATCCACGTCACGCTCTCCGCCAGCGGCCACCTCGGTCAGGGTGTCTTCAGTGGCCGGGTTTTCCACGGCAAACCGGCGACCATCGGCCGCGTCCTGCCACGTGCCGCCGATAAACAGGCGCCCGGGTTGCGACAGGAACTGCTCGACCGCAGGTAACAGTTGAATCTGATTCATATCCCCTCCATCACAGCGCCATTTCAATCAGGCAAGGACCACCGTCGGCCTTGGCGTTGGCCAAGGCGCGCTGCAACTCGCCGTTGGTGTGCACGGTGCTGGCCGGCAAGCCGTAGCCTCTCGCCAGGGCTTTCCAATCAATGCGTGGGCGATCCAGCACCGTCAGGCTCAGGGCTTCGGGGCCCAACTCGGTCATGCCGAAGCGGCGCAGTTCGTTCTGCAAGATGGCGTAGCGGTGGTTGGCCGCGATCAGGATCACCACCGGCAATTGCTCCCGGGCGATGCTCCACAAAGTCTGGATGGTGTATTGCGCACTGCCGTCCGATTGCAGGCAGAACACCTTATTGCCACGCTCGGCCATCGCGGCGCCAAAGCCCACCGGGATGCCCTGGCCGATGGCCCCGCCGGTGTTGGTCAAGACCCGATGGCGCGCGGCTTGGGCCGAGGCGGTGAAGAACGGGTAGCCGCACGTCCCGCCTTCCACCGAAACGATGCTGTCGTCCGGCAACGAGGCGGCCAGTACCTGCCCTACCGACTGCGGCGTCAGTTCAGCCTCGGCGGCAGGCAATTCAATGCCCATCGACGTGGGCACATGGGCCGGCGCCTCAAGCGCATCGGCCAACGCGGTGAGCGCCCCGGCCACGTCGTCTCCCACCTCGGCCAAACACAGCAGGCGATCACGCTCGGCCAGCCGGGAGGCAATGCCTTCGTAGCCGAAATAGCTGATGGGTTCGGGGACGCCGGCGCACACCACCGCGTCGTATTGGTCGAGGATCTCGATGGCCACTTCGGGGAAGTACGGCAGGCGATCCAGGTCCGGCAGGCCGCCACCGCGATAACTCATGCGCGGGAAGGTCTCGGCGAACATCCGCACGCCCGCCAACTGGGCCAGGCGCCCCGCCGCTTCCAGGCCTGCGACGGACAAGCCTTGGTCGCCGACGATAAATACCAGGCGCCGGCCATCACGCAGGGCCTGGGCGACCGCCTCGATCCGGTCACCGGCAAAGCGCCGGATCGGCGCCTGCAACGCTGTGAACGCGCTTTCGTGTTGCACGGCATTGGCTTGCAGGTCCATGGGCAGGATCAGGCTGGCGATCTGGCCCTTGGCTTGCCAGGCCGCACGCACCGCCTCTTGCAAATCCTCCCCGACGGCAGAGGCCGTGCGCGAAGTACGTACCCAGCCGGAAACACTGCCCGCCAGCGCCTGGATATCACTGGCCAGCGGCGGATCGTAGTTGACGTGCCAGGACGCGTGATCGCCGATGACATTGACAATCGGGGTGTTGGCGCGACGGGCGTTGTGCAGGTTGGCAATGCCATTGGCGAAGCCTGGCCCCAGGTGCGTCAGGGTCATCGCCGGCTTGCCGGCAATGCGCCCGTAGCCGTCGGCGGCGCCGGTGCAGACCCCCTCGAACAACGACAACACCGGCTTGAGAGCTGGCGCGCTGGCCATGGCCGCCACCAGGGGAATTTCGGTCGTCCCGGGATTGGCGAAGCAGTATTCGATACCGCTCGCCACCGCCGCCTTCACTATCAGTTGCGCACCATTCATTTCCAGCCCTCTTCATCGAGCGTTTGCAATGGCTGAGATTTATCACATAGAGAAATCGACAAAACAAGCTATTTTTTACTATTAAACTCGTATTTTGAGATTTTTGTGGATTTATGATGTGTTTATCCCAAGCGATTAACTTGCATTTCTCAGATCTTCAGTTACCGTGACAGCGCGCTACAGACCGACCCTGCGGGCTTTTCATCATCGATGGGTCTACCTATAGTGCTCACCCAAACGGCCACCCACGCGCCACTCCACCCTTTAGGAGCGAAATGAGCAGCCTGAGCAAGATGCTGAGCGTCCTGGACCTCTTCGGCCCGGATCGACTGAAGATCGACCCCGACACCATTGCCGAGCGCATGGGCCTGTCCCGGGCGACCGTGTACCGCTACGTGAAGGACTTGTGTGACGCTGGCCTGCTGGTGCGAGTGGATGCCGGCAGCTACGGCCTGGGGCCGCGGATCATCGAGCTCGACTGGATGATGCGGCAGTACGATCCGATCCTCGTCGCCGGCCGCGAGCTGATGCACGAGCTGTCCGAACGAACCGGCCTGGCGGTGTTCGCCAGCGTTTTCTATGACGGCCACATCATCAACACCTACATCGCCGAGCCCGACGACACCTACCAGTTCTCGTTCGGCCGCGGCCATCCGTTGCCGTTCTTTCGCGGCGCGCAGTCCAAGGTGTTGATCGCATTCCAGAAAGGTCGCCGCTTGCAGCGCCTGTTCGAAGAACACCTGGCCAACGAGCCCGACAATCCCTATGACTGGCCGGGTTTTTCCAAGGCGACGAAAAAAATCCGCAAGGACGGCTATTGCCTGA
This genomic interval from Pseudomonas alvandae contains the following:
- a CDS encoding IclR family transcriptional regulator: MSSLSKMLSVLDLFGPDRLKIDPDTIAERMGLSRATVYRYVKDLCDAGLLVRVDAGSYGLGPRIIELDWMMRQYDPILVAGRELMHELSERTGLAVFASVFYDGHIINTYIAEPDDTYQFSFGRGHPLPFFRGAQSKVLIAFQKGRRLQRLFEEHLANEPDNPYDWPGFSKATKKIRKDGYCLTHDELNQGLTGIAAPIINPGLDEVVGSLSAVGSTDSFKLLRQETVIEMVVETTRRIAERMQHPPTMS